Sequence from the Methanobrevibacter arboriphilus genome:
ATTAATACGAACACCATTAGAATTACTAGTACCATTACCACGTATACTATTATTAATAAAAGAAACAAAAGAAATAGCCATACCATTACCATTAACAAAAACAGCACCATAATAAATATTACTAACAGAAGAAACAATAACATTATCCTCAATAATTATATTCGTTAAATTATCACCACTACTACTAATATTAATACTAATACCACTAGTAGTAATATTATTACCAGTAACCGTTAAATCACTACTATTACCAACAATAGCACTAGTATAACCAGTGATAGTTAAATTAATAAGTCTAACATGAGATGCAGTGATATTAAACAAAACACCTCCTGATCCAGAGATATTAACATTACGATTTTTACCAATTATAGTAGCATTACGAGACACATTAATCCGATCAAAAGTATAATTACCATCAGCCAGATTAATCACTAATTCATCATCAGTATCATTATCAATAACACCCTGAAAATCACTAGTAGTATTATCACTAGTGAAATTATATTCAGCTGCACTAACACTAGACAGACAAAACAATAACAAGAAAGCTAAAACCATTACAAATGAAATAAAACACCTATCCCTAAACAAAATACTTTTCATAATTTTATTTTTCATCATCTTTTTTTTCACC
This genomic interval carries:
- a CDS encoding right-handed parallel beta-helix repeat-containing protein codes for the protein MKNKIMKSILFRDRCFISFVMVLAFLLLFCLSSVSAAEYNFTSDNTTSDFQGVIDNDTDDELVINLADGNYTFDRINVSRNATIIGKNRNVNISGSGGVLFNITASHVRLINLTITGYTSAIVGNSSDLTVTGNNITTSGISINISSSGDNLTNIIIEDNVIVSSVSNIYYGAVFVNGNGMAISFVSFINNSIRGNGTSNSNGVRINSKGINNLTFDGNNITGTYDGVYLDASSSNNTNITFANNNITGTYNGVYLAAYSSNNTNITFANNNITGTDYGVALAAYSDNNTTI